One window from the genome of Actinoplanes teichomyceticus ATCC 31121 encodes:
- a CDS encoding antibiotic biosynthesis monooxygenase family protein: MILEVTLIDILPGREDDFIAAYQLARPQIAGAEGCRGLRLKRGAESSNRFVLLVEWDSMEANEHNFRRTDRFAQWRASISATLAQPPLSEYFTEIATPAGRPDPDHDFFAA; this comes from the coding sequence ATGATCCTCGAAGTCACGCTTATCGACATCCTCCCGGGCCGGGAGGACGATTTCATCGCCGCCTACCAGCTCGCCCGCCCCCAGATCGCGGGCGCCGAGGGCTGCCGGGGGCTCCGGCTCAAGCGTGGCGCCGAGTCATCCAACCGCTTCGTGCTCCTGGTCGAATGGGACTCCATGGAAGCCAACGAGCACAACTTCCGCCGTACCGACCGCTTCGCCCAGTGGCGTGCCTCGATCTCCGCCACCCTGGCCCAGCCCCCGCTGTCCGAATACTTCACCGAGATCGCCACCCCGGCCGGCCGCCCCGACCCGGATCACGACTTCTTCGCCGCCTGA
- the coaE gene encoding dephospho-CoA kinase, whose amino-acid sequence MLMVGLTGGIGAGKSAVATRLAERGAVIIDADRLAREVVEPGTDGLAEIVAAFGAGVLTPEGELDRPALGAKVFGDDEARRRLERIIHPRVRARTAEMVRAAPPDAIVVNDVPLLVETGLAPTYHLVIVVTADREMRIRRLMRDRGMSAAEAAARIGAQADDATRRAAADVLLPNEDDLATLHARVDELWRDRLVEFEHNVRLRRPARKSPELSIVPPEPDWPQAAARLIARIRQHLGGAIGSAEVHHIGSTAVPGLPAKNIIDLMLSVRTLAEADALADRLAAAGFPRRSGEWADNARRLPGETWPKRMHGSADPGRPVILHVRVAGSPGWRFALLMRDHLRAVPAARDAYAAAKAELALRFADRTGYAAAKEPWFDEEARAADDWAEATGWQPPIS is encoded by the coding sequence ATGCTGATGGTCGGTCTCACGGGTGGCATCGGCGCCGGCAAGAGTGCCGTCGCCACACGACTGGCGGAGCGCGGTGCGGTGATCATCGACGCCGACCGGCTCGCCCGCGAGGTGGTCGAGCCGGGCACCGACGGGCTCGCCGAGATCGTCGCGGCGTTCGGCGCGGGCGTGCTGACCCCCGAGGGTGAGCTGGACCGCCCGGCCCTGGGCGCGAAGGTCTTCGGTGACGACGAGGCGCGCCGTCGCCTGGAGCGGATCATCCACCCACGCGTCCGGGCGCGCACCGCCGAGATGGTCCGGGCCGCGCCGCCCGACGCGATCGTGGTCAACGACGTACCGCTGCTGGTGGAGACGGGGCTGGCTCCGACGTACCACCTGGTGATCGTGGTCACCGCGGACCGGGAGATGCGGATCCGGCGGTTGATGCGCGACCGTGGCATGTCGGCGGCCGAGGCCGCCGCCCGGATCGGCGCGCAGGCCGACGACGCCACCCGGCGGGCCGCGGCGGACGTGCTCCTGCCCAACGAGGACGACCTCGCTACCCTGCACGCCCGGGTCGACGAGCTGTGGCGCGACCGGCTGGTCGAGTTCGAGCACAACGTCCGGCTGCGCCGGCCCGCCCGCAAATCGCCCGAGCTCAGCATCGTGCCGCCCGAGCCGGACTGGCCGCAGGCGGCCGCCCGGCTGATCGCGCGGATCCGGCAGCACCTCGGCGGCGCCATCGGCTCCGCCGAGGTCCACCACATCGGATCCACCGCGGTGCCGGGTCTGCCGGCGAAGAACATCATCGATCTGATGCTTTCCGTACGCACCCTGGCCGAAGCCGACGCGCTCGCCGACCGGCTGGCCGCGGCCGGGTTCCCGCGCCGGTCGGGGGAGTGGGCGGACAATGCGCGCCGGCTGCCGGGGGAGACCTGGCCGAAGCGGATGCACGGCTCGGCCGACCCGGGCCGGCCGGTGATCCTGCACGTGCGGGTGGCCGGGTCACCGGGCTGGCGGTTCGCGCTGCTGATGCGTGACCACCTGCGGGCGGTCCCGGCGGCGCGGGACGCCTACGCGGCGGCCAAGGCGGAGCTGGCGCTGCGGTTCGCGGACCGGACCGGCTACGCGGCGGCGAAGGAGCCGTGGTTCGACGAGGAGGCGCGGGCGGCCGACGACTGGGCGGAGGCCACCGGCTGGCAGCCGCCGATCTCCTGA
- the rpsA gene encoding 30S ribosomal protein S1, producing the protein MTSSIEATSSANKVTVDDLGSEEAFLAAIDETIKYFNDGDIVEGTVVKVDRDEVLLDIGYKTEGVIPSRELSIKHDVDPAEVVSVGDHIEALVLTKEDKEGRLILSKKRAQYERAWGTIEKIKEDDGVVRGSVIEVVKGGLILDIGLRGFLPASLVEMRRVRDLQPYVGRELEAKIIELDKNRNNVVLSRRAWLEQTQSEVRTEFLNKLQKGQVRKGVVSSIVNFGAFVDLGGVDGLVHVSELSWKHIDHPSEVVEVGQEVEVEVLDVDLDRERVSLSLKATQEDPWRQFARTHAINQIVPGKVTKLVPFGAFVRVDDGIEGLVHISELAERHVELPEQVVQVGSDVLVKVIDIDLERRRISLSLKQANEGFVEGEEHFDPTLYGMAATYDAEGNYIYPEGFDPETGEWMEGFEKQREAWEKQYAEARERWEAHTKQVQASREADADAALNPAPAGGVTSSSSSSPAPARAAEEPAGTLATDEALAALREKLAGGKS; encoded by the coding sequence ATGACGAGCAGCATCGAGGCCACCTCGAGCGCCAACAAGGTCACCGTCGACGACCTCGGCTCTGAGGAAGCTTTCCTCGCAGCCATCGACGAGACCATCAAGTACTTCAACGACGGCGACATTGTCGAAGGCACCGTCGTCAAGGTCGATCGGGACGAGGTCCTGCTCGACATCGGCTACAAGACCGAGGGCGTCATCCCCTCGCGCGAGTTGTCGATCAAGCATGACGTGGACCCCGCGGAAGTGGTGTCGGTCGGTGACCACATCGAAGCCCTCGTCCTCACGAAGGAGGACAAGGAAGGCCGTCTGATCCTCTCGAAGAAGCGCGCTCAGTACGAGCGGGCCTGGGGCACCATCGAGAAGATCAAGGAGGACGACGGCGTCGTCCGCGGCTCGGTCATCGAGGTCGTCAAGGGTGGTCTCATCCTCGACATCGGCCTCCGTGGCTTCCTGCCGGCCTCCCTGGTCGAGATGCGTCGCGTCCGCGACCTGCAGCCGTACGTCGGCCGCGAGCTCGAGGCGAAGATCATCGAGCTGGACAAGAACCGCAACAACGTGGTCCTGTCCCGCCGCGCCTGGCTCGAGCAGACGCAGTCCGAGGTCCGCACCGAGTTCCTCAACAAGCTGCAGAAGGGCCAGGTCCGCAAGGGCGTCGTGTCCTCCATCGTCAACTTCGGCGCCTTCGTGGACCTGGGTGGCGTGGACGGCCTGGTGCACGTCTCCGAGCTGTCCTGGAAGCACATCGACCACCCGTCCGAGGTCGTCGAGGTCGGCCAGGAGGTCGAGGTCGAGGTCCTGGACGTCGACCTGGACCGCGAGCGCGTCTCGCTGTCGCTGAAGGCGACCCAGGAGGACCCGTGGCGGCAGTTCGCCCGGACCCACGCGATCAACCAGATCGTCCCGGGTAAGGTCACCAAGCTGGTTCCGTTCGGCGCCTTCGTCCGCGTGGACGACGGCATCGAGGGCCTGGTGCACATCTCCGAGCTGGCCGAGCGGCACGTCGAGCTGCCCGAGCAGGTCGTCCAGGTGGGCTCCGACGTCCTGGTCAAGGTCATCGACATCGACCTGGAGCGTCGCCGGATCTCGCTGTCGCTCAAGCAGGCCAACGAGGGCTTCGTCGAGGGCGAGGAGCACTTCGACCCGACCCTCTACGGCATGGCCGCGACCTACGACGCCGAGGGCAACTACATCTACCCGGAGGGCTTCGACCCGGAGACCGGCGAGTGGATGGAAGGCTTCGAGAAGCAGCGCGAGGCCTGGGAGAAGCAGTACGCCGAGGCGCGCGAGCGCTGGGAGGCCCACACCAAGCAGGTCCAGGCGAGCCGCGAGGCCGACGCCGACGCCGCGCTCAACCCGGCTCCGGCCGGCGGCGTGACCTCCTCCTCGTCGAGCTCGCCGGCCCCGGCGCGCGCCGCCGAGGAGCCCGCGGGCACCCTGGCCACCGACGAGGCCCTCGCCGCCCTGCGCGAGAAGCTGGCCGGCGGCAAGAGCTGA
- the uvrB gene encoding excinuclease ABC subunit UvrB, translating into MALDIPRLDGRFEVVSDYQPAGDQPAAIDELERRVRRGDRHTVLLGATGTGKSATTAWLIERLQRPALVLAPNKTLCAQLAKEFRELLPNNAVEYFVSYYDYYQPEAYIAQTDTYIEKDSSVNEEVERLRHSATMSLLTRRDTIVVATVSAIYGLGTPQEYIERAVQVKVGGEIDRDKLLRRLVDIQYTRNDMAFQRGTFRVRGDTLEIIPAYEELAVRVELFGDEVEKLYYLHPLTGEVVREVDELIIFPATHYVAGPERMERAIRDIEAELAERLAELERQGKLLEAQRLRMRTTYDIEMMRQVGFCNGIENYSMHMDGRRPGEPAYTLLDYFPDDFVTVIDESHQTIPQIGGMYEGDASRKRILIEHGFRLPSAADNRPLRFDEFLDRVGQMVFLSATPGTWEMDQAQGEFVEQVIRPTGLVDPQVVVKPTKGQIDDLMHEIQLRTERDERVLVTTLTKKMAEDLTDYLLENGIRVRYLHSEVDTLRRVELLKELRKGDYDVLVGINLLREGLDLPEVSLVAILDADKEGFLRSGRSLIQTIGRAARNVSGEVHMYADKITPSMRDAIDETDRRRAKQIAHNEANGIKPQALRKKIHDILDDIYREAEDTDSAVAGPMVGGGGRQMSRGKAPVPETRSKGRGSAGPAREGMARAELAQLIQDLNDQMLGAARELQFELAARIRDEIGELKKELRGMDMAGVK; encoded by the coding sequence ATGGCGCTCGACATTCCACGACTCGACGGCCGGTTCGAGGTAGTCAGCGACTACCAGCCGGCCGGTGACCAGCCCGCGGCGATCGACGAGCTGGAGCGGCGGGTGCGCCGCGGCGACCGGCACACCGTGCTGCTCGGCGCCACCGGCACCGGCAAGAGCGCGACCACCGCGTGGCTGATCGAGCGGCTGCAACGGCCGGCGCTGGTGCTCGCGCCCAACAAGACGCTCTGCGCGCAGCTCGCCAAGGAGTTCCGCGAGCTGCTGCCGAACAACGCGGTGGAGTATTTCGTCAGCTACTACGACTACTACCAGCCCGAGGCGTACATCGCCCAGACCGACACCTACATCGAGAAGGACTCGTCGGTCAACGAGGAGGTGGAGCGGCTGCGCCACTCGGCCACCATGTCGCTGCTCACCCGGCGCGACACGATCGTGGTGGCCACGGTCAGCGCCATCTACGGCCTGGGCACCCCACAGGAGTACATCGAGCGCGCCGTCCAGGTGAAGGTCGGCGGCGAGATCGACCGGGACAAGCTGCTGCGCCGGCTGGTCGACATCCAGTACACGCGCAACGACATGGCCTTCCAGCGCGGCACGTTCCGGGTCCGGGGCGACACACTGGAGATCATCCCGGCCTACGAGGAGCTCGCGGTCCGCGTGGAGCTGTTCGGCGACGAGGTGGAGAAGCTCTACTACCTGCACCCGCTCACCGGCGAGGTGGTCCGCGAGGTGGACGAGCTGATCATCTTCCCGGCCACGCACTACGTCGCCGGTCCGGAGCGCATGGAGCGCGCGATCCGTGACATCGAGGCCGAGCTGGCCGAGCGGCTGGCCGAGCTGGAGCGCCAGGGCAAGCTGTTGGAGGCGCAGCGGCTGCGGATGCGGACCACGTACGACATCGAGATGATGCGTCAGGTCGGCTTCTGCAACGGCATCGAGAATTACTCGATGCACATGGACGGCCGCCGTCCCGGTGAGCCGGCCTACACGTTGCTGGACTACTTCCCGGACGACTTCGTCACCGTCATCGACGAGTCGCACCAGACGATCCCGCAGATCGGCGGGATGTACGAGGGCGACGCCTCCCGGAAACGTATCCTGATCGAGCACGGTTTCCGGCTGCCCAGCGCGGCCGACAACCGTCCGTTGCGGTTCGACGAGTTCCTCGACCGGGTCGGCCAGATGGTCTTCCTCTCCGCGACCCCGGGCACCTGGGAGATGGATCAGGCGCAGGGCGAGTTCGTCGAGCAGGTGATCCGGCCGACCGGGCTGGTCGACCCGCAGGTCGTGGTGAAACCGACCAAGGGCCAGATCGACGACCTGATGCACGAGATTCAGCTGCGCACCGAGCGGGACGAACGTGTCCTGGTCACCACGCTCACCAAGAAGATGGCCGAGGACCTCACCGACTACCTCCTGGAGAACGGCATCCGGGTGCGCTACCTGCACTCCGAGGTGGACACGCTGCGGCGGGTCGAGCTGCTCAAGGAGCTGCGCAAGGGCGACTACGACGTCCTCGTCGGCATCAACCTGCTGCGCGAGGGTCTCGACCTGCCCGAGGTGTCGCTGGTGGCGATTCTCGACGCGGACAAGGAGGGCTTCCTGCGCAGCGGCCGGTCGCTGATCCAGACCATCGGGCGTGCCGCACGTAACGTCTCCGGCGAAGTGCATATGTACGCTGACAAGATCACCCCGTCGATGCGGGACGCGATCGACGAGACGGACCGGCGCCGCGCCAAGCAGATCGCCCACAACGAGGCGAACGGGATCAAGCCGCAGGCGCTACGCAAGAAGATCCACGACATCCTCGACGACATCTACCGCGAGGCGGAGGACACCGACTCGGCGGTGGCCGGGCCGATGGTCGGTGGCGGAGGCCGCCAGATGTCGCGGGGCAAGGCGCCGGTGCCGGAGACGCGTTCCAAGGGCCGCGGGTCGGCAGGCCCGGCCCGCGAGGGCATGGCCCGGGCGGAGCTCGCGCAGCTCATCCAGGATCTCAACGACCAGATGCTGGGGGCGGCGCGCGAGCTGCAGTTCGAGCTGGCGGCGCGGATCCGGGACGAGATCGGCGAACTGAAGAAGGAGCTCCGGGGGATGGACATGGCCGGGGTGAAGTAG